The Lepeophtheirus salmonis chromosome 1, UVic_Lsal_1.4, whole genome shotgun sequence genome has a segment encoding these proteins:
- the Tmep gene encoding transmembrane protein 184B isoform X8 codes for MGSTSEATLSSSSSGFDSTFASSSMSGSTTTTTSESPGVLDLHNNGTGIFPELNSSFLQKLSGQGTAGICAWAATLITCHQIYQYLRWYTNPAEQRWIVRILFFVPIYALESWLSLLFLNNDYYYVYFNAFRDCYEAFVIYNFLALCYEYLGGEGNIMSEIRGKPIKSSCIYGTCCLAGHSYNIGFLRFCKQATLQFCVIKPVMAFIIIWLQSKGHYADGDWDTKKGYLYITLIYNFSVSLALYALFLFYFATKELLRPFDPVLKFFTIKSVIFLSFWQGVLLAILENMDCIPPLNNGEDEKLQIGTVSAGYQNFFICIEMLCAAIALRYAFPISVYLGDGCVSGDGVGRTVTMQSISSSLKETMNPRDIMTDAIHNFHPQYQQYTQYSSGGSSRHKRNESYDRVGDIESTPSSTSHTAREGSGSGATLSNQFDNLSSNGSSNAGGILPRMSKVTNNEKTLLLSSDDEFQ; via the exons ATGGGATCTACGAGTGAAGCCACGTTGTCGTCATCCAGTTCAGGATTTGATAGTACTTTTGCATCCTCGTCCATGAGTGGTTCAACTACTACAACCACTTCTGAGTCCCCTGGAGTCTTAGATCTCCATAATAATGGAACTGGAATATTCCCGGAACTCAACAGTTCCTTTCTTCAGAAATTATCAGGACAAGGAACTGCTGGAATCTGCGCATGGGCTGCTACTTTAATCACTTGTCACCAA ATCTATCAGTATCTTCGTTGGTATACAAATCCTGCAGAACAAAGATGGATCGTGCGGATATTGTTTTTCGTCCCCATTTATGCCTTGGAGTCATGGTtgagtcttttatttttgaataacgaTTATTATTACGTTTACTTCAATGCTTTTCGGGATTGTTATGAAG cctttgtaatatataatttcttggCGTTATGTTATGAGTATCTGGGTGGAGAAGGGAACATAATGTCGGAAATCCGTGGGAAGCCTATTAAATCGAGTTGCATTTATGGAACCTGTTGTTTGGCAGGACACTCGTACAATATAGGATTTCTACGCTTTTGCAAACAAGCTACATTGCAGTTTTGTGTCATAAAACCCGTCATGgcctttattataatttggcTACAGAGCAAAGGGCACTATGCGGATGGAGATTGGGA caCTAAAAAAGGATATCTTTACATAACCTTAATTTACAACTTTTCGGTTTCACTTGCTCTCTACGCTCTTTTCTTGTTTTACTTTGCCACCAAAGAATTGTTGCGTCCATTTGATCCAGTCTTAAAGTTTTTCACGATCAAGTCCGTCATTTTTCTGTCTTTTTGGCAAG GTGTTTTATTAGCTATTTTGGAAAACATGGATTGTATCCCTCCTTTAAACAATGGAGAGGATGAGAAATTACAGATCGGTACTGTGTCTGCTggatatcaaaacttttttatctgtATAGAGATGTTGTGTGCTGCTATTGCTCTTCGCTATGCGTTCCCGATATCAGTGTATCTTGGCGATGGTTGTGTATCTGGAGATGGAGTAGGAAGAACTGTGACCATGCAAAGCATATCATCTTCTTTGAAG gAAACCATGAATCCGAGGGATATTATGACTGACGCAATTCATAATTTTCATCCACAATATCAACAATATACTCAGTATAGCTCAG gtGGAAGTAGTCGCCATAAGCGTAATGAGTCATACGATCGAGTCGGTGATATAGAGTCTACTCCCTCATCCACATCACATACCGCACGAGAAGGTAGTGGGAGCGGCGCCACTCTATCAAATCAGTTCGATAACCTATCCTCTAATGGGTCCTCCAATGCTGGAGGAATACTTCCTCGTATGTCAAAAGTAACCAACAATGAAAAGACTCTACTCCTCTCTTCCGATGATGAATTTCAATAG
- the Tmep gene encoding transmembrane protein 184B isoform X6, producing MGSTSEATLSSSSSGFDSTFASSSMSGSTTTTTSESPGVLDLHNNGTGIFPELNSSFLQKLSGQGTAGICAWAATLITCHQIYQYLRWYTNPAEQRWIVRILFFVPIYALESWLSLLFLNNDYYYVYFNAFRDCYEAFVIYNFLALCYEYLGGEGNIMSEIRGKPIKSSCIYGTCCLAGHSYNIGFLRFCKQATLQFCVIKPVMAFIIIWLQSKGHYADGDWDTKKGYLYITLIYNFSVSLALYALFLFYFATKELLRPFDPVLKFFTIKSVIFLSFWQGVLLAILENMDCIPPLNNGEDEKLQIGTVSAGYQNFFICIEMLCAAIALRYAFPISVYLGDGCVSGDGVGRTVTMQSISSSLKETMNPRDIMTDAIHNFHPQYQQYTQYSSAININNRFNSPTHYSSGFYGLEEMQKYNQQEQLNVNNAQGGSSRHKRNESYDRVGDIESTPSSTSHTAREGSGSGATLSNQFDNLSSNGSSNAGGILPRMSKVTNNEKTLLLSSDDEFQ from the exons ATGGGATCTACGAGTGAAGCCACGTTGTCGTCATCCAGTTCAGGATTTGATAGTACTTTTGCATCCTCGTCCATGAGTGGTTCAACTACTACAACCACTTCTGAGTCCCCTGGAGTCTTAGATCTCCATAATAATGGAACTGGAATATTCCCGGAACTCAACAGTTCCTTTCTTCAGAAATTATCAGGACAAGGAACTGCTGGAATCTGCGCATGGGCTGCTACTTTAATCACTTGTCACCAA ATCTATCAGTATCTTCGTTGGTATACAAATCCTGCAGAACAAAGATGGATCGTGCGGATATTGTTTTTCGTCCCCATTTATGCCTTGGAGTCATGGTtgagtcttttatttttgaataacgaTTATTATTACGTTTACTTCAATGCTTTTCGGGATTGTTATGAAG cctttgtaatatataatttcttggCGTTATGTTATGAGTATCTGGGTGGAGAAGGGAACATAATGTCGGAAATCCGTGGGAAGCCTATTAAATCGAGTTGCATTTATGGAACCTGTTGTTTGGCAGGACACTCGTACAATATAGGATTTCTACGCTTTTGCAAACAAGCTACATTGCAGTTTTGTGTCATAAAACCCGTCATGgcctttattataatttggcTACAGAGCAAAGGGCACTATGCGGATGGAGATTGGGA caCTAAAAAAGGATATCTTTACATAACCTTAATTTACAACTTTTCGGTTTCACTTGCTCTCTACGCTCTTTTCTTGTTTTACTTTGCCACCAAAGAATTGTTGCGTCCATTTGATCCAGTCTTAAAGTTTTTCACGATCAAGTCCGTCATTTTTCTGTCTTTTTGGCAAG GTGTTTTATTAGCTATTTTGGAAAACATGGATTGTATCCCTCCTTTAAACAATGGAGAGGATGAGAAATTACAGATCGGTACTGTGTCTGCTggatatcaaaacttttttatctgtATAGAGATGTTGTGTGCTGCTATTGCTCTTCGCTATGCGTTCCCGATATCAGTGTATCTTGGCGATGGTTGTGTATCTGGAGATGGAGTAGGAAGAACTGTGACCATGCAAAGCATATCATCTTCTTTGAAG gAAACCATGAATCCGAGGGATATTATGACTGACGCAATTCATAATTTTCATCCACAATATCAACAATATACTCAGTATAGCTCAG CTATAAACATCAATAATCGCTTCAACTCTCCTACTCATTATTCATCTGGTTTTTATGGCCTTGaagaaatgcaaaaatataatcaacaagagcaattaaatgttaataatgCTCAGg gtGGAAGTAGTCGCCATAAGCGTAATGAGTCATACGATCGAGTCGGTGATATAGAGTCTACTCCCTCATCCACATCACATACCGCACGAGAAGGTAGTGGGAGCGGCGCCACTCTATCAAATCAGTTCGATAACCTATCCTCTAATGGGTCCTCCAATGCTGGAGGAATACTTCCTCGTATGTCAAAAGTAACCAACAATGAAAAGACTCTACTCCTCTCTTCCGATGATGAATTTCAATAG